Part of the Schistocerca americana isolate TAMUIC-IGC-003095 chromosome 5, iqSchAmer2.1, whole genome shotgun sequence genome, AAAAATTGtaaagtggctataatttcgcaccttacaagcactcttcTACATACTCTGCCGTagtttacaaccggaattaggtatcatttgataggttgtacatcgtatacatgaatgtttaaagaagactgacattgtcacgtacaccttgtaaatagttgttaaagcttattgcatgaaaggtgatggagtgtctttgcTATCGAAACGACGTACTGTACGATTGCctacactagtagaggttggaacaccagtgtaaatgaaacggcaggcgtaactcaggccttgggtggaaaagcccgcacaggtttgttggtcctgcttaacacaggaagtagccctAGCCGAACGggcggggcacctgagcgctgaagcacaatacagtggCGACTGACCGGTTTTGTAGCTAGGgcggaaggataaccggaaactctgaaaatattgGACGCAGCAGCGAGAAACAAGGAAGCGTTACTTCGGAAATCACGCTggctgggttatttctgaggatttttactctgagaagcataccattgtatgaattccttattaacggggataggtatttcctcgcaaactttccgcgctggtgggcagaagactaaaatatggttggccgGTGTGTGGAAgaatctgtagaaaaggagaatattccgtggtttcgagaatatgatgcGCCTTCTGCAGTTACGGGGGAGGGGagtcgagctttgctgggaagccagcagtggagaggaaGAGTTCTTCCGTTTAGAGCACCTGTGTTTGACATtcactcagtatcagcttttgttggtacagacggacttgctgtctttgctgtcaggagattttatagttaaaaCGGCTAGACCCTGTACTGTTGTGAAGTTATACGagtctggacttcgcctctgggtagggagtcgtcgttgagtacgcagcgttcagtcactgagagcacttcttctgtctattcttacattgagacgttatctgaattccgtccttgtggctgggagttcgcgtttcttgtctgtagaacacagagaggagaagacagtatgaGAGTACACTAGTCAGAGGGCCGCCTTATGCCTTCCTAGTGTTTGAAAAAGTTCATTTCGTGGTtgcagttcttccatcgtcgcaccggacgcagtacatattgtgatattgctaattgcttcgactTATTAGGCCTATAAGACTAAAcatctgtgatcacgtaagttttatttccactgaggttgcacaccattgTAGATCACctttaaaagtagtgtcttctagtgtttggtacctaGATGATGTCACTCATttcacgttatttatattagatcacttggccataaaaaggggcagattttggcaattgatcagtaatattagttaggaaatataaacatttgtaacataaaaagaggtttttaatctacaataaatgtataagcagaaacaacatttgtcatttagtagttactagttcccttgatctttcatttatacactcctggaaattgaaataagaacaccgtgaattcattgtcccaggaaggggaaactttattgacacattcctggggtcagatacatcacatgatcacactgacagaaccacgggcacatagacacaggcaacagagcatgcacaatgtcggcactagtacagtgtatatccacctttcgcagcaatgcaggctgctattctcccatggagacgatcgtagagatgctggatgtagtcctgtggaacggcttgccatgccatttccacctggcgcctcagttggaccagcgttcgtgctggacgtgcagaccgcgtgagacgactcttcatccagtcccaaacatcttcaatgggggacagatccggagatcttgctggccagggtagttgacttacaccttctagagcacgttgggtggcacgggatacatgcggacgtgcattgtcctgttggaacagcaagttcccttgccggtctaggaatggtagaacgatgggttcgatgacggtttggatgtaccgtgcactattcagtgtgcaccaaggcagaagcgactctcatcgcttaagacgacacgtctccattcgtccctccattcacgcctgtcgcgacaccactggaggcgggctgcacgatgttgggccgtgagcggaagacggcctaacggtgtgcgggaccgtagcccagcttcatggagacggttgcgaatggtcctcgccgataccccaggagcaacagtgtccctaatttgctgggaagtggcggtgcggtcccctacggcactgcgtaggatcctacggtcttggcgtgcatccgtgcgtcgctgcggtccggtcccaggtcgacgggcacgtgcaccttccgccgaccactggcaacaacatcgatgtactgtggagacctcacgccccacgtgttgagcaattcggcggtacgtccacccggcctcccgcatgcccactatacgccctcgctcaaagtccgtcaactgcacatacggttcacgtccacggtgtcgcggcatgctaccagtgttaaagacggcgatggagctccgtatgccacggcaaactggctgacactgacggcggcggtgcacaaatgctgcgcagctagcgccattcgacggccaacaccgcggttcctggtgtgtccgctgtgccgtgcgtgtgatcattgcttgtacagccctctcgcagtgtccggagcaagtatggtgggtctgacacaccggtgtcaatgtgttcttttttccatttccaggagtgtatttaggttgtaatttatatgttaaagatcaagaaggaggaaataatatcacaattaagagatcctaagatctgcttcagagggtaATCAGAGGGGGCCAAATCTTGATGTtcacgttcagtattttccgttgcacacattcattttacagCTGCCACGAGTAGCACCTTGGAGAATAAGAAAACTTACTGAGGTAATTCgtttatttctatttcattccaagaacttttcagacTAGCCTGATATTACATATTAAGGTATTGCATATTAAACCACGCCCCCTCATTATAAAGTTAGTTGAATAGACATAGGCATTTTTTAAGAATATACTATGTTATGTTAGGTTTTAGGACTAGTTATGATAAAATAAGTGCTGATTTCTGTCGTTTTCCTTGTTCTGTATGCGCTCTGAGTTGATAATACTGATTAATAACTTGATTTTGTTAGAGTTTACACCCACGTCATCCCCAGCAATATTCCACTCTCACCATTCCGTTGCGATGCACTGTAACTTCAAAGTATCACTTAATTTAGTTGTGCACAGATTGGAATACAGGAGACATATTGTATTTATTTCGCAGACGGTGATACACATGGAGTCTTAGAGTTATTCAGTGCTAAAGTCGGTGCGAATTACTGCATCTTCAGACGCTGATGCCCTTCTGCCTCCAGCCGTCGCCAAACTTGACCAGAGCTTCGCCATTGGGGTCGTATCTGGCGAGCAGCTGCCTCATCTCCTGTGGCTTATTCTTGGAAATGAACGCCAGGAATTTGGTGATGTCGGCCTTCTGTCCTTCTGAACACACACCACAGTTGGTCTTCACCATCTCCGCAATCAGACCTTCGAAACGAAAGCATATTTTAAATCAAATTACAATACTTTTCTTGTTCACAACATTCCCTTATCGACTGAAGAGCAACCCATTTCATCGTATGTAATGTTTACGCTGGTGAAACAATGTTAACATATGCAGAACTATTTTAGGTGCTATTGAGTTAGAATTTCCAAACATTTTAAGCACTAAAATGGTACTTAAAAATACGATCACTATAATCAAGAGAAAGAGAATCGCTTTGTAAGTGTAATTTCGTTACAGAGAGCAGCTTACGATTTGCAACCGAACAGACTCGTAAATGTGGTTGTAATGAGACTAAAATAGTCTGACCGGCATCAAGTAACATCGGAAACAGGTCCGTCGTAATTCTGACCTGGGAAAGTCTTTTGATTCGAATCCTTTCAGTGAGATAAGACATTGCCCTATCTTTCTCAGAATGAGACACCACTCTGTACACTGTAATCCCTAAGCGATGTGACGTAGAACTGTACCTAAAAATGAAATTGTTCCACTGAATGCCCATATGCGATTAACGGATGCCAAAAGTCAAAAACAGTCACGTTGTTCAAATAGTCTTATGCGCATTCAGAGTGGGATATTTTCCTCGTGTTCAACGTCCGTGTGAAACACCTGTGTTAATCGACCCAACTGGAATGCAGCGCTGGTTAGGACATTTACCCATGTTCCGGAAACTGAGAATCTAAATCGCCGTGTAGCTCACTAAAATTAGATTTTTAGTGGTTTCCCGTATCACTTTCGTGTCTAGAACACAGTCTTCTCTATCATTACGCAGTGTGAGGTAATGACCCGCATTTCCAAGAGATGTTGAACTCTAGTCTTTCTAACAATTTTCTCATAAACAATATTACTGGTGAAATGCTTGTAAACTTATTTGTTAGCTTACGCAAGAATTGCTCGCAAACACTGAAATACTTCTCACTTGTGTTGGTTTGAAATAACATTGGACTGACTGGGGACGTCGAACGTATAAAGGTAGTTTAAATAATGTCATTTTCCTATTTTGTCCTGAACCACTTTTACTGTGGAGTTGTAGCTTCAGTTTATGCACCACTGACAAATTTATGATTCGATGTCATactatggcatagaaataggttaaAAAAGAGAACGGCATTGTAGGGCTGTGATACTGTCGATGATAAAGGCGTCAGTTGATGGTATCAGTAACACAAGGTACATCAGAGGTAGGTTTCTGTGATTTACATGTCGTACAAGGGCTTCACTATTTTTAGTCTCCTTCTATGTTGTAATATCACATCGAATCTGATGGTTGGCAGTGGCACGTTACCCGAAATTGCAATAGCACAATGAAAACGAACAGTTACAACCAAAAGCGGAAAATGACGCTGTGCAAGCACATCACAGGACGTTACAGTATGAGAACTGGAAAGTATAAATGGTCATAGGTACGTTTTACTGGCAATTGTCaatgaaatgttgaaaaatctAAATAAGAAATTCATACAGATAAATCAGTGAATTCACAAACAGCTCTCCAGAAAATAATTCATGACCTTTCTTCGCAGTTATTCATCGTTCCTTTGAAAACCTGAATTTCAACTCAAGAGTATGGCGTATGCAAGCAGTATGTCTTCCCAGACTGATACTCTGCATTTGAACCGGAATGGAACTTCGAAGACATACTCGTACCTAAACGTTAAATGCGCAGTTCCTAATtactaatttctttattttgttaaatCTTTATGCTAGCACTACGCCAAAATATATAAAATGCACAAATTTAACATGGTGAATTAACTACGTAAAACTGTTAACACAACAGCAAATGT contains:
- the LOC124616487 gene encoding ejaculatory bulb-specific protein 3-like gives rise to the protein MARCSFVLLAAALALVAARSRLPSQLDDIDADEALADPARLDAAVSCFLSDADHDCNIRSWVAKSLIAEMVKTNCGVCSEGQKADITKFLAFISKNKPQEMRQLLARYDPNGEALVKFGDGWRQKGISV